The window aagaaaaaatggaCGACTTGGAACATTgggtgggggggggggtcgGTCTTTACGCCTTTGAACCCAGATAGCAGCATCTGCTCGGAGTAGCTTCCAGCAGAGAGACTAGCTATTATGTGATTTGGCTTATTTGACAGTTTTGCATGAAATTGAGATAGCAACCAAGTGAAATAAATGATTGCTGAGTTAGAGTCGAACAAGACGATACGCAagatggtgctgctgcactaGTCTTACTGCCTGACTCAGGGCATCATCTATCTTACCCCGACGGATCATCTATCTCACCCCGAcggaaaagaagccaaacGAAGTTTGAAGACCACCGCCAATTGGTGCTTCTGTTAGCGACAAACTAATGACATACACGGCTGTGTAAGCGTGCCAGCTACTCCATACTCATTATACACGTTGTCTCAGCATCGTTGCATCGCGGCATAGCAATTTACTTTCTGTATCAAATTTAACGGAGTAAGCATGTCGCATGCTAAGTTACCGACTAGGCGCTAATGCTAACAAAGTGTGGTGCCGTGCATTTTATCACATTCGACCAACACTCACCTCCAATTGCCAAGAGCTCGGTTGTGGGTACGACTGTGTTGCTAACGGAGATGGCAACAAAGTGGGAAAAGCGCAGTTGTTTGCGATGCAAGATTTCAGAGGCTTATGCTGGCCGCTTGGTAGGCAGAATAAATGCCGAGCAGAATTTTCTTCTAGGAATTgattttctttagctttcaACTCTAAAACAAAGTGGTGTTGACCAAAATGTTCCCCGGCCATGGGTCGATTTGGAGAAGTGGCTATTCATAAGCCACCCAAAGCAAAGTTCAAAAGTTCGGCAAACCACCACCTGAAATGCTAAACTGCTTTTTGCTATTCTCGGCAATCCAATGGCACAAACTGAACACAACGTCGCCTTTGACCATCCAGTGCTAGCCGCCCCATTACTAGCGGCCATCCCCACCCTTTGGCGCAGCCCGGATATGCCTAGAAGTGTTGTCGAAGGCTTCTAACTCGTGGCGCTCTTGCAGGATGAGAAATGGCCGAGCGACTTGGCCCAAAGCAGCCGTGCTAGGGAGGCTTGGCACGCGCGTGTGTTTCCCTTTGGCTTCGTTTGGAAAGGCGTCGCCAGGCTGCTGATATTACTCCTATATGCAAagtactactacttgtaGTATTAAGAAACGAAGCACTCCGCATGCGTATGCTGCAGTAAATTAAGTGTTGGGTGACTCCGAGAAGCAAGACATGTCCTGCCATGTCCGAATTTCCGCATTGACGACAAGATATTGGCATGATGTGCCCACTGGGCTGAAGCAGCTGAGGGCATCAGGCTATAACAAAGGGAGATGGGCTCTTCAGGTCGAGATGGTGTGGTAGAAAGGGTCCAAAACGGCATCTATCTCCTCGATCTTATCCCGCGGAAAATCCTTCGAACCCCAAGTCGCCCAACAGCCATGGCTAGCCGTCTCTGGCCGTCTTGTTTACGAATTGCTGGCCAACTGCGGAATAAGTGTTTGGTCAAAGGCAGACTGAACTTGTGGTGGCGGCAATAGCATCGCCTTAATTATCAGCTGAAGCTTGTTGGGTTTATCGATCACAAAGGGACCCTTAGCAATGCTTTCGTCTACCCCGTATGGGGTAATCAAGATGTCGTGGTTCATGCCGCCGTCAAAGTCCAGGAAACTGGTGTTCTCCCCAGATATTCCCCAATATCTTGACTAACAGATTGCTTTTCATCTCCATCGCAACGCTCAGCGCAGTGATACTATTACGAGAGTTTTGAGCAACTGAGCAACGCCAGTGGCAAGCGACCCACAAACCCCGTATTACGGCGAAGATAAACATGTGCAACCGAAGGCTGCCATCCATGACTATGGCTGGGTGCTGTGGGCCTCGGGGAGCCCCCAGGGCTGCGTCCATCTGATGGCAGAGGTGGAAGAGGCAACCGCCCATCATTCCATCATCTTGGAAACTGTGAATACTACTGCCAGCACATGATATGCTGTACATGGCTCGATCGCGATGAGTAGCGTTCTTTCGGGGACCGTAGACGTTTCTTGGCAGAGGACTTTTGCACAAGCCacatggccatggcttgcCATCTTGCAGCCTTAGACCGACCACCATGCGGCTGGGAGCGCGCCGGCTGTCCAAGAGCGCTGCAGGATTCGAGGATTAGCAGCATGGTTCCCTCATCGGGCTGGACGCCGCCGTCACGCCACCCGCTCTTGGGCTGGTCCAGCGGCAAATGGAGGCGCTCAGGAACAATGAGGGCAGCTAAACAGTAAACAGCGCTCCCACCCACTGCCGCGATAAACTCTGTGAGATCCCCAGCGTCTCCCCCTTGAGGCTGCGGGTTGAGTCGAATGACTCTTGGCCGTCGTCACCGATTGCGTGCTTCGGCGGCTCTCGGCGTCCAGGGCGACGTCGCTCAGCGCTAATCGCATCTGGACGGTCTGGAATGTCGATTCTCAGGACGAAGGATACAAGTATGGAGTCTGTAGCAATAACAGCCAGCTCCATGCGGACTGCGCTACGGGATGGGGCAGCGTCTACTGTAAAGTAACCTTGATATTTGAGCTTTACTTTAGGCTTGAAATTAGCAGCGCAACGGAGGGTCCCATCCGTATATGTGGAGCTCGCTCGCATGTCGACCCTGCTAAGCCGCGAGCTTAAACAGCAGATGGGCGCGATGCCATTGGCCGAGGCGGCGTCCAAGGGACTTTTGTGCTGTGGCGCCTCGCTCGAGGTCTGCGTGTGAGTCGAGAGCCGTTCGCTCACCATGCCCGGACCAGCCTAGGGCGGCTGATTGCTGAGTGACGGCGAGTTTTGGGTGGGATTTTGCGTGTTCGACGGGCTCGGccgaaaaaaagcataacAAGCTTAAGGTTGAGGTTACAGGAGAATTTCTGTctctaaaaaaaagggcctcGGACGCAGCCACAATCGCGGAACGCCGCATGCAGGTGCCTGTGAGACGTCTATTTTAGGGGAAAAACCCTAGACGCGAGACAACGCCGCCGGAGAGAGACGACTAGTAATGCCTAGATAGCGAATTATTCGTGTTTGTGTCATCGCTAACAATGCCAAGCAGAGCTATCTGGTCGCCGCCCCGCCGCCATCACATGGCTTTGTCGTGTGCTGGAGAGCAGCAGGCAGCCAGACTGGCGTGCCAAGTCGCCGGATCGGTTAGGGTAGgggcttggagatggagagcctCGCTGTGAGACACAGGTGCGGGAGGCTGAAGAAGACTGCGTGTTTGATGCTCTGATCCGGGTTCCTGGcgagagatgatggagatgatgtaCATGTAGCTGCGACTGCCGAGGATGCGCGTGAGTctagacagacagacagatgAAGGGACCAACACATCAAATGCAAAATGACCGAAGACGAGGCCCGGCCGTGACCACAACGTTGCAACGAAGCACATACAAGCATGCGCGATGCCAAGCACGCACTCCAGTAATCACAGCGAGGTGCTTCGAGCACACAGCACAAGGGGCCCTGGACGCAAGCGGTCAGTGTTTCCTCGCATCCAGCAAGCCAGCCCGATTAGCGGCTGGGCCCTGCCAGTAGCTCGcgggttggtggtggtgcaagCATCAATCCGGGCAATTCGCCATGCATCCTCCCCGCTTCGCTCTAGCTCGCGCACCTCCAACTCCCTCTCATGCCCTCCACCTGGGCCATTTCGTGCTTGGATGGCCCCGGCACTGGTCCGGGATCTTTTGTTTAGTTGCCACAGACCTTGCTGGAACGAGTATCGCCCTCCGGCTGCTGTTGGTCTTGGCCCGAGTTTGATATCTGGATGTCGACTCGTTTCGCCTCCACACGCCAGATACGcagagagggcgaggagaaaCAAGACCGGGTCAGCACATGGTAACGGATACATGGGTCGAGTTGGGGGGTACAGCACTGCAGCCGTCTGTCTTATCGAGAAATCGACTTGCACGGCATTGTCTCGGATTGTCTATATAagtcgacggcggcggcctgaCAAGCAACCCTTCTccccttcctcctcctcgtgcTGTGAAGCCCGTCTGTTCTGCCCACTCCATCTTCCTGGGTTGACAACTTGCGCCATTCAGAAGCTCGCCAGGCCTTCTCTCAACCTACATTCACCATGAGCAACACTGCCGGCCTCGAGGTCGACGTCATTGCCGAGGCCGATCGTCACGCGGCTGGCCTTGACGACAAGGAGTTTCACGAAAAGGCGGCTGCCAACATCGACGTCGACGTCGCTAGCAACGATGAGGAAGTCTTCGACGATACCCCTaccgaggaggagatgcGCACCCTGCGCCGTGTCTCGGGAAAGATCAAGTGGGCCATGTACACCATTGCCTTTGTTGAGCTTTGCGAGCGTTTCTCCTACTATGGATCTTCTATCCTCTACACCAACTTCGTGAACCGACCTCTTCCTCCCGGTTCCACCACCGGTGCTGCCCCCTCTGCCGATGGTCTTCCCGGTGCCCTGGGAATGGGCCCCAAGGCTGCCATGGGTATCAGCTTGTTCAACCAGTTCTGGGCCTATATCATGCCTCTCCTGGGGTAAGTCATCGCTTTGTGTGCAATTCGTTCCAAATAGCTTCGATGCTAACGATTTGAAAACAGTGCCTGGGTTGCTGATGCCCGCATGGGACGCTTTTGGACTCTTCAcgttgccattgccatctctACTGTCGCTCACGTTAtcctcgtcgccgccgccgccccttcTGTCATTGTCAAGAAGGACAGTGCCTTTGCTGCTTTCATCATCGGTCTCATCACTCTCTGCACTGGCACTGGTTTTTTCAAGGCAAACGTCTCTCCCTTACTTGCCGACCAGAATGAGGACACACGCATGCGCGTCAAGGTGCTCCCCTCTGGCGAGCGCGTCATCGTTGATCCCGCTGTGACCAACACCCGTATCTTCCTCTACTTCTACCTGGCTATCAACATCGGATCTCTTGCTGGTCAGATCAGCATGGTCTACGTTGAGAAGTATGTCGGCTTCTGGCTTGCTTTCCTCATCCCTACCGGCATGTTCCTGCTTGCCCCCTTCGTTCTGTGGagccagaagaagcagtaCAAGCTCACTCCTCCTACCGGTTCTCTGCTTCAGAAGTTCCTGCAGATGTTCTGGTATGCTCGCAAGCAGTCCAAGGGTTTCAAGATCAACTGGGATGCTGCTCGCCCCTCGCGCATTTCTCTTAGCGAGCGCCCCAAGTGGATGACTTACGATGACGCCTGGGTTGATGAGGTCCGCCGTGGTCTGATGGCCTGCAaggtcttcctcttcctgcccatcttcttcctgtcCTACAACCAGATGACCGGTAACCTCACCATCCAAGCCGGTACTCTGGAGCGACATGGCGTCCCCAACGACATTATCCAGAACCTCAACCCCatctccatcgtcatcatgaTTCCTCTCATCGATCACCTCCTCTACCCTGGTCTTCGCAAGATTGGCATTGCCTTTACTCCTATCAAGCGTATGGCCACTGGTTTCCTGATTGCTGCCCTTTCCATGGTTGCCTCTGCCGTCATGCAATACTACATCTACCAGAAGAGCCCTTGCGGTAACCGCGCCAACGGAACCACCATCATCGATGGTGAGAAAGTTGCCTGCCCTCCCGCGCCCATCAACGTCTGGGCCCAGTGCTTGCCCTACATCCTGATCGGTATTGCCGAGATTTTCGCCAACGTCACCTCCTACGAGTATGCCTACTCCAAGGCCCCTGAGAACATGAAGTCTCTGGTCATGAGTGTCAACCTGTTCATGAGTGCTGTCTccgctgccattggcgagGCTTTCACTCCTCTGTCTGATGACCCCCTGTTGGTCTGGAACTACACCACCGTCGCCATCATTGCCTTCATTGGTGGTGTTGCCTTCTGGTTCTGCTTCCGCCACCTCGACTCCGAGGAAGACAAGTGGAACATGCTCAAGAAGTCCGAGTATATCGGCCAGAACCAACCCGGTGttggcaaggctgccgatGTGGATGCCTaaacctttctttttctctgttgACGCAAGGACGGATATGATACCAAAATAACGTATAgcaatttatatatatatatacatacttAATATAATGAATATCCTCTACCTCTCACCATTTTCCGTTATAACCTGAATACAAGCAAGATTTGTCCAATTTGTCTTTGAGTCATCTTGATTACAAAACCTTCGCGGCTAAAACCAATTGTTGACGGACCAGTTAGTAGTCCGGGGCAATTTTAGGGCGCCGAATCCGGATGCGGGCACAGAACGATAATTACGCCGGCATTTCGGTAGTTGAACCCGATGAATTATCGACGTCAGACGAAGAACCCTGCTCGCATTGTTAATTGACAACGCGAGAAGGCGCAGATCTCACAGTTTTTGATTTTAGTTTAAAAGGCGCACATTTTCCTTTCTGAAAGCTTTTACTGCTTTTCGCTTCCCTCACCGACGATGACGTGGAGTTTTGAGCAAATCCTACTATAAGATTAGTGCGCGAAAAGCCTGCTACAGCTTGTTTGAAGGAAAATTGTGCTTTTTCAAACAAGTTTGGATGTGGAACACGAGGCTGTTATGAAGATGTACATGACAAGTTTCCAGATGCTCACTGTGGATTAATAGCTGGATTACAGAGTGTACGGGACAACATGGGCCATTCGACGTTGCCGCCAGAGTCTCCACAAAGTGAGATGGCGGCATCTAGATTTACTATTGATACTGCACCGGTAGCAGTAGATCAATATCATCAAAATGAGAAGCAGGGCCATGATCAAGAACAGAGCCGGTATGAAGAGCCTAACATCGCCCTCCCTCCGACTATCAATGCTGCCTACGATTGGACCGGTGCAGAGGATCCAGACAACCCTCGCaacttctctgcctctttgcgGATATTCAGTACCATTGCCATAACCATGCTTGCCATGATTGGCACCATAGCCGGATCAATGTATGCGCCCGCGCAGGATGTCGTCGCCTCCTACTTTCACTGCAGCCGGACTGTCGCTGTTCTACCCCTATCACTCTACAACCTTGGTCTTGCCTTTGGGCCTATGGTCGGCGCACCACTCTCGGAGACGTACGGCCGAAAATCCGTGTTTCTGCTGTCAACTCCAGTATTCGTACTATTTTTGCTTGGCTCTGGCTTCAGCAAGTCGATAGGCGGACTCACAACTTGCCGGTTCTTCGCTGGTGTGTTTGCCTCGCCCCTGATCAACAATGCGCCGGCAACGCTGCTCGACTTCACGCCACCGCGGTATCGAGGTGTCAGTCTGGGAGGATACTATGCCGTGCCCTCCTTTGGAGCGGCTCTGGGCCCGTTGATAGGAGGGTTTGTTCTCCTCGCCAAACCCTGGCAGTGGACGCAATGGATATCTATATTTATCACTGTGGCGTTTTATATCCCTGTATGCTTCACTCGCGAGACGTACAAGAAGGTTATTCTTAAGCGGCGGGCTACGCGTTTGGGACTACGAGACTCGGCGTCGCAGCGAACTTCGCCTGGACGAGCGTTTAGATATTTCTTCACGACCCTGATTCAGAGGCCCTTGCACATGCTGTTTACCGAGCCGATTGTCACTCTGGTCAGTGTGTATAACGGATTCCTATTCGGTCTGCTGTATACATTTGTCGTGTCTGTCCCGTGGATATTTCGGACCTACTATGGATGGTCGGTGGATAGTGAGCCGCTGTCGTATTTGGGGCTCATGTGCGGCACGGCGCTTGCAGCGGTGCCCCTAGTTCTGATTGATCTTCAGTCTTATCAGAAGCGTCTGTCTGAGTGGCAGCTTggccatgatgacgatgagccGCTGCCGTCGGAGAATAGGCTCATGTCTGCTCTGATTGGGAGCCTCCTGTTGCCGATTTGTCTTTTTATTGTTGGCTGGACGGTGCATTTCCACGTCCACTGGATTGTGCCTATTATTTTCCAAGGCCTCGTTATGCTATCCTCTCTGCTTGTTTATGCAGGCGCCAATCTCTTCATGCTGGACGCCTATGGCCCGTTGTATGGAGCATCGGCGTCTGGAGCCATGATGTTCAGCCGGTATCTGCTCTCTGCCGCGTTTCCATTGTTTGCGCTGCAAATGTATGAGCGCCTTGGCGCAGGGTGGGCTACAAGCATTCTGGGATTTGTGACGTTGGCCATGGCACCGATTCCGTGGATTTTCAGGGCATATGGGGAGAAGTTGAGGGCGAGAAGTAAATATGAAATGAGCACTTGAAACGTTTTAGTTGTCGATCACCAGTCTTGGCTGAAGGGGGCACTAAAGAATCCTTGACTAGCTCAACTGTACGATGAAGAATACTTTtctatttatagctattacTATCGCCAAGGAGTGGAAGCCGAATGTGCATGGAACTGAATCTATGGTTTTATAGTTGTTTGCTTTGTCGTATATGAGAGCCCAGAGCAGCGATGTGATATTTGCCACATTCAAAATTTCCCCTTTTCAGTGTTGCGCAACTCTCGAGAGGCTGAGCATATCGCTTATGGATAAGAAATTTATAGAAAGAAAATTAGCAGACCCAACCTATGCAGATCTGTATACCGAAATTACAGTTTCCAAGTGAAGCGGTATTAGTCGCCCTTACAGGAAGGGATCCTTGGGCATTCTACGAACCTGAATACGCCTTGTGAATTGATGATAATCGTCATTAATTGATCTTGGCACGTGGCGAGCGCCAGATCGAACGTGCGATATAGTACTCTATTTAACAGGGGGCTGCCAACATAGCGGCCCAATGCGTGGACAATATAGAGGCGGTGCATGTCAGTCTCAGTTGTCTCATTATAGTTGTCGCGCTAAAGCTTGCTGCAGCAAATATCCTTGACTCAGAATCCTTGCACGTCTTGAGAGCTTGCTATCGCAGCTTTTGCTTGGCACTGAATGGCAACGCGTAAGCTGTCTCATTTACAACTCTGCGGCTCCATACTTGGGCTCATTGTATGTATCTTAAGGCGATCATAGGTAATGCCAAGAGATGAAATTTAAAATGTTTTTTATCTTCCTACTTGTTGGTTTGCGTAGGCTTCCTTTTTGTTATCGGACTGCCACGGTACCGGCTCACCGAtgcccaaggccaagctgcCGATCACTTGCACCCAAGTACctacatgcatgtacttaCAGTATAATCCATCTCAACGCAGTTCTTGAACAGAGTGAAGTCTTGGGCTGTGGCTCTTTTTTCTGTTGCAGACATGCGGCATTCTGCCGTATATACTATGGAAAAATGAATCTGCGGACTCTCCGTCTACAGCGCTAGGATTAACCTTGAAAGCAAACTTCATGCCGCCCCTGCATGCCCCATAGTTGCAATACCGCGCTTCAGGACAGTTTCTGAGGTGCATACGACCATGCTAAATTTCTTATCTCTGTAGTTGCCAAGCTTATTGTGTGGGTATCAAGTGTACTTAAAAGATACTTATACTAAcgaatataaaagtattacaAACTACCTTAGCAAAGTAGGGGTATGGAGCTATCTTCTACATTGTGTACTTTCATAAAGATtttcagtttttttttttaaatagaagCGATTAGACTAGGTATTGGACTTTATATAGGTATCTAGGTCAAGGATGACGCAAATATATGCGTGCTATCAAACAGATATTGTTATTTGAGCGGTCACAGGATCCGCCCTTTTATCAAGCTCGCATGAGTTTGCTCAAGCagtttttcctttttccatAGCAACTGCACAATTGATCATCAAGTTCATCATAGTCATTAGAATACCTACTATTCTATACTTTATCTTTGAAGGCTCCACCATGATTGTGGCAAAGTGATAGGAGACTTGGCGAATTCTTACCTCGCTCCGAGGCATGATACGGACATTATTTTAGTCCTTGAAGATCGTATCAACCCCTGAGAGTTTACCGGCAGATTGACTCGATAGCCAAATTGACTGCTCCCTTTCCACACTCGATTAGTGCGATCGGCTTTTAAGAGCGGCGCAAGTGCCGGTGCTATGGTCGGGGACTTCTGCCATACATCATCTTGGCTGGCATATCCAAGATGTTTGATACATGACAAGGCCACAGAGAGGTAGCCAATGTAACTCACTGTAGCTAACCGATCTACCGAAATGAGGCATGCTGCCTATTGATACCTAATTATGGCACCTGGGCTTTGCATTTGTTGCGTCAGCTCCCTGTACCGCCACCCGTCTAAGAGATACATGTCGGGAAGTCGCTGGGGCCCTGGCTTCACCTGCGCTCAGAAAGCAAACAAGGTTAGGAAGGATGTTCTAGAATATTTAGATGTGAAATCTCCTAACGTGTTCAAAGCTCATCAATCCAACATTTCGACTCTACGGAGTTTTCCAgcatactatatactagtatacttttttttttttcttttctccaaaCCGTCGCTTGCTCGACACCACACGACATCATCTATTATGGCCCATAAAGCACAGTCTCTAACATGGGACAGCCTACCTGCTCCTGGAAGATCCGAGCCTGAGGGTCAAGAACTTCAAGAGTTCTTTGTTCCCATTAGCGACGACACTACTGAGAGAGCAAGGCCTAGAACTAGCGCCACCAACCACACGCGAGTGCCT is drawn from Trichoderma asperellum chromosome 4, complete sequence and contains these coding sequences:
- a CDS encoding uncharacterized protein (TransMembrane:11 (o124-147i159-180o186-204i243-265o271-290i359-377o397-417i438-456o490-509i521-543o549-571i)), which produces MSNTAGLEVDVIAEADRHAAGLDDKEFHEKAAANIDVDVASNDEEVFDDTPTEEEMRTLRRVSGKIKWAMYTIAFVELCERFSYYGSSILYTNFVNRPLPPGSTTGAAPSADGLPGALGMGPKAAMGISLFNQFWAYIMPLLGAWVADARMGRFWTLHVAIAISTVAHVILVAAAAPSVIVKKDSAFAAFIIGLITLCTGTGFFKANVSPLLADQNEDTRMRVKVLPSGERVIVDPAVTNTRIFLYFYLAINIGSLAGQISMVYVEKYVGFWLAFLIPTGMFLLAPFVLWSQKKQYKLTPPTGSLLQKFLQMFWYARKQSKGFKINWDAARPSRISLSERPKWMTYDDAWVDEVRRGLMACKVFLFLPIFFLSYNQMTGNLTIQAGTLERHGVPNDIIQNLNPISIVIMIPLIDHLLYPGLRKIGIAFTPIKRMATGFLIAALSMVASAVMQYYIYQKSPCGNRANGTTIIDGEKVACPPAPINVWAQCLPYILIGIAEIFANVTSYEYAYSKAPENMKSLVMSVNLFMSAVSAAIGEAFTPLSDDPLLVWNYTTVAIIAFIGGVAFWFCFRHLDSEEDKWNMLKKSEYIGQNQPGVGKAADVDA
- a CDS encoding uncharacterized protein (EggNog:ENOG41~TransMembrane:12 (i82-103o109-129i150-167o179-199i211-232o238-257i309-335o347-367i395-416o422-442i454-477o489-508i)), coding for MGHSTLPPESPQSEMAASRFTIDTAPVAVDQYHQNEKQGHDQEQSRYEEPNIALPPTINAAYDWTGAEDPDNPRNFSASLRIFSTIAITMLAMIGTIAGSMYAPAQDVVASYFHCSRTVAVLPLSLYNLGLAFGPMVGAPLSETYGRKSVFLLSTPVFVLFLLGSGFSKSIGGLTTCRFFAGVFASPLINNAPATLLDFTPPRYRGVSLGGYYAVPSFGAALGPLIGGFVLLAKPWQWTQWISIFITVAFYIPVCFTRETYKKVILKRRATRLGLRDSASQRTSPGRAFRYFFTTLIQRPLHMLFTEPIVTLVSVYNGFLFGLLYTFVVSVPWIFRTYYGWSVDSEPLSYLGLMCGTALAAVPLVLIDLQSYQKRLSEWQLGHDDDEPLPSENRLMSALIGSLLLPICLFIVGWTVHFHVHWIVPIIFQGLVMLSSLLVYAGANLFMLDAYGPLYGASASGAMMFSRYLLSAAFPLFALQMYERLGAGWATSILGFVTLAMAPIPWIFRAYGEKLRARSKYEMST